The following nucleotide sequence is from Fusarium graminearum PH-1 chromosome 1, whole genome shotgun sequence.
TTGAAGCTGATATATCAGTACAGAGTACCGTCTAGCTACAGTACTATGTATCCGCGGGGACCCTGATCTATGGAATTTGGTAATGGAAGAAATTCGCCACTAGATTCAAATAACTTGAAGCTAGGAAAACCTTCCAATTGGAAAATTGCTGTTTGTTGGCCGACTCGCTCTCTAGGTAGAGGCAATATGAACGTCATGGACTTTGATCGTAGAGCCTTTTGAACCCCGTGATGGTTTAGTCTGAGGCGAATCCCTCACAATGAAGCTCGTAATACAAAAGTTTCAATTTGACAGTTTTCAGAATTTACTCATTCACAATTCAGGAATTACCCTCTGGATCATTGATCTAGAATTCATTCTCTTAAAGTCGAGGTTATCATCAAATATCCATCCCCACACCCCGGCTAATCCACGGGCCTCTATTTCAGCACAACCAGCCAATCAGAATCGCCTTATTCCGCTTCGGCAAGCAAAGAGGCGAATCATCCAAAACGTCAACCAAGAAAGCTTCGCTCCGCCAACGCCGTCGACCACGTCCCCGCCAATCTCCCCTCTCCGCCTTCTCTGATATCGTGCGATCGAGGTAACCTCGTCTGCCGAATCATTCTATCCCCAACGATGCTTTCCTCCACGCGATCTGCGGCCTCAATGGCCCTCCGAGGTGGGTGCTCTCGACAGCTCCGGCCTGGCGGGTTTTTATAACTCGGACTTCGAATATGGCCATCGCAATGTCAACATGCCTCGCTAACGATACTCGATACTTTAGCCAAGCCTACGACCACCGTCATTCCTTTCCGAAccgctgctgctgccttTACGACCAACTCTCGCCGCGATGCGAGCGCCCTCCAGACCCAATCAGCCACTGGTGTAGGCAACGTTCGCCGAGAGGTTCCTCTGCCCAGCGAGATTCCTCCCAAGGGCGCTCTTCAATACGCTCTGTACGTACATACGTCATAAATCCTGGTCGTGGCTCGACAAAACTGCCGTCCGGTACATGAGGCTAACTCATACATTCACAGTACCACGCTTGATGCTGTTACCAACTGGGCTCGTCAGTCCTCCCTCTGGCCTATGACCTTCGGTCTGGCCTGCTGTGCCGTCGAAATGATGCATCTTTCCACACCCCGTTACGATCAGGATCGTCTCGGTATCATTTTCCGTGCCTCACCCCGACAGTCCGATGTCATGATTGTTGCAGGCACTCTTACAAACAAGATGGCTCCTGCTCTTCGACAGGTCTACGATCAAATGCCTGAGCCTCGATGGGTCATTTCCATGGGTTCTTGTGCCAACGGTGGCGGTTACTACCACTACAGCTACGCCGTTGTCCGCGGGTAAGCTCCCTATCATCCCAGCATGCCATAGACCTCAAAACTAACCGAAAACAGCTGTGATAGAGTGGTCCCCGTCGATGTATATGTCCCGGGATGCCCTCCTACAAGTGAGGCTCTCATGTACGGAATCTTCCAGTTACAGCGAAAGATGCGACAAACTCGTATCACGAGGCAGTGGATCAGGAAGTAAGGGATGGGCcgaagaacatgatgaaaGCTTGCAGTTGAAACACAGGCAATCAAGTTGTGTAGGAAACGGGTTAGAATGGAAGTTCTGGGGAGAACGAGGTTCATCCACGAACCCACAAGGTAGTTATATCACCTTTGTTAAGATTTATAAATTAGTTGTCTTTTCTCGAACAATGTAAACAAAGCAGATAACCCTTGTCTATCATTATCTATGCAAGCTGACGTCGttctgttgaccttgttcgTACTTGGGCCGGCTGAAAAGGGGCTAGGCACAACGAGCTCATGAGAGTATTGCTGGCCAATTGACACTTCAAAACCCCAGATGAGCTTTAATTTCAACATGAACTTCCTACTGATCGGAACTATGTGTCTTACCGTTGTGTAGTTGTCAATACATGGTGAATAACGCGTCCGTTAGATTAACACAACTGTAAGCTGGCTGTGGCCTTTAAACTATGACAACTCTCATGTTATTGCTGCTCTTGTACGTTTGGGGTATCACTGTCAATTATACCACTGCTAATTTTCTCTCATTAAGATCGATAATATGTCGCCATACGTGTAACTCCCTCGCATATGCAAATTCCCTGGTATCTCCCTGTCTGTCACCTGTTCACAACGCTGCACTATTTTCCCAAAATGATCTGGCATTGTGACTGACAGCAAGTCTATACAGCAACTTCAACTGGGAAAATCAATTAACTTGGCTACACAAAACAGTACCTGATGGTCATATTGAAAGTGATATCTCCTTCATCAGTATGACCCTAGCCAGACAAGTGTTGGTTAGGCACTCAACCTAGCTAGTTGTTAACATCGTGCGACTCGCAGAACAATTGGCGTCATAAGGGTTaggaaacaaaaataaatagtctaaggGATATGGCCTAAGTAGCACTAATCTAGACTACtagtttcgtctcttatgctcccagcggtcGATGTTTCTGA
It contains:
- a CDS encoding NADH dehydrogenase iron-sulfur protein 7; this encodes MLSSTRSAASMALRAKPTTTVIPFRTAAAAFTTNSRRDASALQTQSATGVGNVRREVPLPSEIPPKGALQYALTTLDAVTNWARQSSLWPMTFGLACCAVEMMHLSTPRYDQDRLGIIFRASPRQSDVMIVAGTLTNKMAPALRQVYDQMPEPRWVISMGSCANGGGYYHYSYAVVRGCDRVVPVDVYVPGCPPTSEALMYGIFQLQRKMRQTRITRQWIRK